A region from the Gemmatimonadota bacterium genome encodes:
- a CDS encoding NYN domain-containing protein gives MGTPYTRAPHQGGPGSSAQDTPHAALLIDFDNVTMGMRSDLSKELKSLLDNDVIKGKVSVQRAYADWRRYPQYIVPLSEASVDLIFAPAYGSNKKNATDIRMAIDAVELVFIRPEIGTYILLTGDSDFSSLVLKLKEYGKYVIGVGIQESSSDILVQNCDEYYSYTSLTGLTKTTELHQAARDPWVLVAEALKKMVARGDVMRSDRLKQVMQELDANFDESGMGFSKFSKFLAEASSRGLVKLKKLENGQYQVGPMRGRGRRTATATADSREASTRRGGGRGRRDRNDRDKPDTGSPSVDVSGTSDDPLQDAYALLTAALEDLRAAGRESIRDSDVKRKILQKDRAFDEAELGFPKFSKFLAQAAEHGIIGVERTDRGNFQVRLLSGASDGAAAGDAAPELESRAAADDAPEIVSASEPATESTSEPATESAPEPESGDPRIVEVLPSDLGDLGLRLGPRRGSTRRRGADDQPLLFEGQAFSTSSPAADAPESASASVDETPADAEVDLDSLGLPSDADAIVRYLTHRYKGVGEKTAKTLVERFGTDLFRTLRDDPAAISAAVPPSRAEQLLDAWRADYTRRTSGESDAGGSKGGRGGRRGGRGRGPRSRS, from the coding sequence ATGGGTACACCCTATACCAGGGCCCCCCATCAAGGGGGACCGGGCTCCTCGGCGCAAGACACGCCTCACGCAGCGCTCCTCATCGACTTCGACAACGTCACGATGGGTATGCGCAGCGACCTTTCGAAGGAACTCAAGAGCCTTCTCGACAACGACGTCATCAAGGGAAAGGTCAGCGTGCAGCGAGCCTATGCCGACTGGCGTCGTTATCCGCAGTACATTGTGCCGCTCTCGGAGGCGTCGGTCGATCTGATCTTCGCGCCTGCCTACGGGAGCAACAAGAAGAACGCGACCGACATTCGCATGGCGATCGATGCGGTCGAGCTCGTCTTCATCCGTCCCGAGATCGGGACGTATATCCTGCTCACCGGGGACTCGGACTTCTCCAGCTTGGTGCTCAAGCTCAAGGAGTACGGAAAGTACGTCATCGGTGTGGGCATTCAGGAATCGAGCTCGGACATCCTCGTCCAGAACTGCGACGAGTACTACTCCTACACCAGCCTTACCGGACTCACCAAGACTACCGAACTGCACCAGGCGGCCCGGGACCCATGGGTGCTCGTTGCCGAAGCACTGAAGAAAATGGTTGCGCGAGGTGACGTCATGCGGTCGGACCGGCTCAAGCAGGTCATGCAGGAGCTGGATGCGAACTTCGACGAATCGGGCATGGGCTTCAGCAAGTTCAGTAAGTTCCTTGCGGAGGCTTCTTCGCGCGGGCTCGTGAAGCTCAAGAAGCTCGAGAACGGACAGTACCAGGTCGGACCCATGAGAGGGCGGGGTCGGCGCACCGCCACCGCCACCGCCGACTCGCGTGAGGCTAGCACTCGCCGAGGTGGCGGCCGAGGGCGGCGTGATCGGAACGATCGCGACAAGCCGGACACGGGGTCCCCGTCGGTGGACGTGTCCGGGACCTCCGATGACCCGCTCCAGGATGCCTATGCTCTGCTGACAGCCGCGCTGGAGGATCTTCGGGCCGCGGGGCGTGAGTCCATACGTGACTCGGACGTCAAGCGAAAGATCCTGCAGAAAGACCGCGCGTTCGATGAGGCCGAGCTGGGCTTCCCGAAATTCTCGAAGTTTCTGGCCCAGGCGGCAGAGCACGGCATCATAGGAGTGGAGCGGACGGACCGCGGCAACTTCCAGGTGAGGCTCCTGAGCGGCGCTTCGGATGGAGCAGCCGCCGGTGACGCGGCTCCCGAACTCGAGTCTCGGGCCGCAGCCGACGACGCACCCGAGATCGTATCGGCCTCCGAGCCGGCCACGGAATCGACGTCGGAGCCGGCCACGGAATCCGCTCCAGAGCCCGAGAGCGGCGACCCCAGGATCGTAGAGGTGCTCCCCTCCGATCTGGGAGATCTGGGTCTTCGCCTCGGTCCCCGCCGCGGGTCTACGCGCCGCCGAGGGGCGGACGACCAGCCGCTGCTGTTCGAGGGCCAGGCCTTCAGTACTTCCAGTCCAGCGGCAGATGCGCCGGAGTCTGCGTCGGCCTCAGTCGATGAGACACCGGCCGACGCCGAGGTCGATCTCGACTCGCTGGGTCTGCCGAGCGACGCTGATGCGATCGTCCGGTACCTGACGCACCGCTACAAGGGCGTGGGGGAGAAGACCGCGAAGACGTTGGTCGAGCGGTTTGGAACGGACCTCTTCAGAACATTGCGGGATGACCCCGCTGCGATTTCGGCAGCCGTCCCGCCTTCCCGTGCGGAGCAACTGCTCGATGCGTGGCGTGCCGATTACACGCGGCGTACTTCAGGCGAATCGGACGCAGGCGGAAGCAAGGGCGGACGCGGCGGACGCAGGGGCGGTCGAGGCCGTGGCCCACGGAGTCGGTCCTAG
- a CDS encoding DNA-3-methyladenine glycosylase: MRGVPITRGVLQANRTQAEARADAADAGAVEAVAHGVGPSLLPWTSGLAPAAELPEGLLRRPTLEVARDLLGHRLVSTIGGRRTSGVIVETEAYDGPADPASHAATVSGLTKRNAVMFGPAGFSYVYRIYGMHWCMNVVTGPEGEAGAVLLRGLHALEGLEVMKERRGREPLSTGPGRLCQALGVTGDLYGHDLRAEPLQLQAGWAVPRDLVGVSTRIGVSAAADWPYRFYVFGASGVSRHPGGTKRSSTACEGTRE; this comes from the coding sequence ATGCGTGGCGTGCCGATTACACGCGGCGTACTTCAGGCGAATCGGACGCAGGCGGAAGCAAGGGCGGACGCGGCGGACGCAGGGGCGGTCGAGGCCGTGGCCCACGGAGTCGGTCCTAGCCTCCTGCCGTGGACGTCCGGCCTCGCTCCCGCCGCCGAGCTTCCTGAGGGTCTCCTCCGCCGGCCCACGCTCGAGGTGGCACGGGATCTGCTCGGGCATCGTCTCGTATCAACGATCGGTGGCCGGCGAACATCTGGCGTGATCGTCGAGACGGAGGCGTACGACGGTCCGGCGGATCCCGCGTCTCATGCCGCGACGGTCAGCGGTCTCACGAAACGGAACGCCGTGATGTTCGGCCCGGCCGGCTTCAGCTACGTGTATCGAATCTACGGTATGCACTGGTGCATGAACGTTGTCACGGGGCCCGAGGGGGAAGCAGGAGCTGTGCTGCTGCGGGGGTTGCATGCGCTGGAGGGGCTGGAGGTGATGAAGGAGCGCCGAGGTCGCGAGCCGTTGAGTACGGGCCCGGGCAGGCTCTGTCAGGCGCTGGGGGTTACCGGTGATCTGTACGGACACGACCTGCGTGCCGAGCCGCTGCAGTTGCAGGCCGGATGGGCCGTGCCGCGCGATCTGGTGGGCGTCTCGACGCGCATCGGCGTGAGCGCAGCGGCGGACTGGCCGTATCGGTTCTATGTTTTCGGCGCCTCCGGAGTGTCCCGTCATCCGGGGGGCACGAAACGATCTTCAACGGCCTGCGAAGGAACACGCGAATGA
- a CDS encoding C4-dicarboxylate ABC transporter, producing the protein MSDPTWISLLPPVLAIVLAIWTKQVYLSLAGGLWLAWTILSGWNPVAGLAAAIQGTVDVFGSDGDARAIMFTIAIGALIATVEASGGVRGFVLFLEQNKWVNSAKRAQLLAWATGVVIFIESNITVLVAGSTARPLFDRYRCSREKLAYIIDSTSAPICILIPLNAWGAYNLQILEGLGVENALGVFVQSIAFNFYAIVAVLMVLAVILWDINVGPMKKAEERTQAGELLWPDATPMIDEDVLSPEPIDTIPPRAINMVAPIAAMVAFMPIGLYITGNGVFADGSGSTSVLWSVLFGLAVAWVMLRVQAAFTTAELVKIGLKGAGGLVPLALILLLAIALGDVVDLMGTGEYVAEVTRGTMPNFVYLPLVFLVSGGIAFSTGTSWGTFAIMLPIAVPAAAGLGLPIAPFLAAALSGGIFGDHCSPISDTTIISSMASATDHIDHVRTQLPYALIGGGIATICFGLLGATL; encoded by the coding sequence ATGAGCGATCCGACCTGGATCTCCCTGCTCCCGCCAGTGCTCGCGATCGTGCTCGCGATCTGGACCAAACAGGTCTATCTGTCGTTGGCGGGGGGCCTGTGGCTCGCGTGGACCATCCTCTCGGGCTGGAACCCGGTGGCCGGGCTCGCGGCAGCCATCCAGGGCACGGTCGACGTGTTCGGCAGCGACGGCGACGCGCGGGCGATCATGTTCACGATCGCGATCGGGGCGCTCATCGCGACGGTGGAGGCGTCCGGGGGCGTGCGCGGCTTCGTGCTCTTCCTGGAGCAGAACAAGTGGGTCAACTCGGCGAAACGGGCGCAACTGCTCGCGTGGGCGACCGGAGTCGTGATCTTCATCGAATCGAACATCACGGTGCTTGTCGCCGGCTCGACCGCCCGCCCTCTTTTTGATCGCTACAGGTGCTCGAGAGAAAAGCTCGCATACATCATCGACTCGACGTCGGCTCCGATCTGCATTCTCATCCCCCTGAATGCGTGGGGCGCGTACAACCTGCAGATTCTCGAGGGCCTCGGGGTCGAGAACGCCCTCGGCGTCTTCGTGCAGTCGATCGCCTTCAACTTCTACGCGATCGTGGCGGTATTGATGGTCCTCGCCGTGATCTTGTGGGACATCAATGTCGGCCCGATGAAGAAGGCGGAGGAGCGGACCCAGGCGGGTGAGCTGTTATGGCCGGACGCGACCCCGATGATCGACGAGGACGTGCTCTCGCCCGAGCCGATCGATACGATCCCGCCGCGGGCGATCAACATGGTCGCGCCGATTGCCGCGATGGTCGCCTTCATGCCGATCGGGCTGTACATCACCGGCAACGGCGTTTTCGCCGACGGAAGCGGCTCGACGAGCGTGCTGTGGTCGGTGCTCTTCGGTCTCGCCGTGGCGTGGGTGATGCTGCGCGTGCAAGCGGCGTTCACCACCGCCGAGCTGGTCAAGATCGGACTGAAGGGGGCCGGGGGTCTGGTGCCGCTTGCGTTAATCCTGCTACTCGCGATCGCGCTCGGCGACGTCGTGGACCTCATGGGGACCGGCGAATACGTTGCAGAGGTGACCCGGGGCACGATGCCGAACTTCGTTTACCTGCCTCTCGTGTTTCTCGTCTCAGGGGGAATCGCGTTCTCGACCGGAACGAGCTGGGGCACCTTCGCGATCATGCTTCCCATCGCGGTGCCGGCCGCCGCAGGCCTGGGTCTGCCGATCGCTCCGTTCTTGGCCGCGGCGCTGTCCGGCGGCATCTTCGGCGACCATTGCTCGCCCATCAGCGACACCACCATCATCTCGTCGATGGCGTCGGCGACCGACCACATCGACCACGTTCGCACTCAGCTTCCCTACGCTCTGATCGGTGGCGGGATCGCCACCATCTGCTTCGGTCTTCTAGGCGCGACATTATAG
- a CDS encoding electron transfer flavoprotein subunit beta/FixA family protein, translating into MNVTVCVKRVPDTETRIRIDGTGIDPTGVKFIVSPYDEFAIEAALRTKEAAGDGTVSLLSLGDASTQESLRAGLAMGADSALLLTADAGMDGLATAKALASELHGSDAALILFGVKAADDDQQQVGPMVATLLNRPCVTGVASFEVHGDMAVCHREVEGGVEVTEVDLPAVLTITKGEYEPRYASLKGIMSAKRKPLEEKEATSTPARLRVARLSEPPPRAAGRIVGEGPAAVPELLRLLREEANAL; encoded by the coding sequence TTGAACGTCACAGTCTGTGTGAAGCGGGTTCCGGACACCGAGACCCGCATCCGAATCGATGGAACTGGAATCGACCCTACCGGGGTCAAGTTCATTGTCAGCCCGTATGATGAATTCGCGATCGAGGCAGCGCTTCGAACCAAGGAAGCCGCAGGCGACGGGACCGTGTCTCTGTTGAGCCTCGGCGACGCGTCGACCCAGGAATCGCTGCGCGCGGGCCTCGCGATGGGCGCGGACAGCGCACTTCTCTTGACTGCCGACGCCGGCATGGACGGTCTCGCGACGGCGAAGGCGTTGGCGAGCGAATTGCACGGCTCCGACGCTGCGTTGATCCTCTTCGGGGTCAAAGCAGCGGACGATGACCAGCAGCAGGTCGGCCCGATGGTGGCGACGCTCCTGAACCGCCCCTGCGTGACCGGTGTGGCGTCGTTCGAAGTGCATGGCGACATGGCGGTTTGTCACCGCGAGGTGGAAGGTGGCGTGGAGGTGACGGAGGTCGACCTGCCGGCGGTGCTCACGATCACCAAGGGCGAGTACGAGCCGCGCTACGCTTCCCTAAAGGGCATCATGTCCGCCAAGCGGAAGCCACTCGAGGAGAAAGAGGCCACGTCTACCCCTGCGCGTCTTCGGGTGGCTCGTTTGAGCGAGCCGCCACCGCGTGCGGCCGGACGCATCGTGGGCGAAGGTCCCGCCGCAGTCCCCGAGCTCCTTCGTCTTCTTCGCGAAGAAGCGAACGCGCTATGA
- a CDS encoding electron transfer flavoprotein subunit alpha/FixB family protein — MTDVLAFAEQRAGQIGSAAREAVSTAARLASQLGGSARVVALGGPGLSEAAGALGAVGAASVAVGEHEALADYNPEGYAPILADQIRSGDFAAVILPATILGKDVAPRVAAMLDVPLASDATGIEVDDGVLSIIKPVYSGKAFAHLSIDAVPAMITIRPNVFPVEQHAAEGEVTTFTPDVDPSTWRIRVVERKAASNGALDVSEATTIVSGGRGMKDPENWGLLEALRDALGPGVALGASRAVVDAGWRPHGEQVGQTGKTVAPKLYFAVGISGAIQHLAGMRTSQTIVAINRDADAPIFGVADYGIVGDLFEILPRLAEEVAALKAAD; from the coding sequence ATGACGGACGTACTCGCCTTCGCCGAACAGAGGGCCGGACAGATCGGAAGTGCGGCGCGTGAGGCGGTCAGCACCGCGGCACGTCTGGCGAGCCAGCTCGGCGGCTCAGCGCGCGTCGTGGCGCTGGGGGGTCCGGGGCTGTCCGAGGCGGCCGGCGCGCTCGGCGCGGTGGGTGCAGCCTCGGTCGCAGTCGGAGAGCACGAGGCGCTGGCGGATTACAACCCGGAAGGCTACGCGCCGATCCTTGCGGACCAAATCCGGTCGGGTGACTTCGCGGCAGTGATCTTGCCGGCCACGATACTCGGCAAGGACGTCGCCCCTCGGGTTGCGGCGATGCTCGACGTGCCTCTCGCTTCCGATGCTACGGGTATCGAGGTTGACGACGGAGTGCTGTCGATCATCAAGCCGGTCTATTCGGGCAAGGCATTCGCGCACCTGTCGATCGATGCGGTGCCAGCGATGATCACGATCCGGCCCAACGTCTTCCCGGTCGAGCAGCATGCCGCGGAAGGCGAGGTGACCACGTTCACCCCGGACGTCGACCCGTCCACGTGGCGGATTCGGGTCGTGGAACGGAAGGCCGCGTCGAACGGGGCGCTCGATGTGTCCGAGGCGACGACCATCGTCTCGGGAGGGCGGGGCATGAAGGATCCGGAGAACTGGGGCCTACTGGAGGCGCTCAGAGACGCCCTGGGGCCCGGCGTCGCGCTCGGCGCCTCCAGGGCCGTGGTGGACGCTGGATGGCGCCCACACGGCGAGCAGGTGGGCCAGACAGGCAAGACAGTCGCGCCGAAGCTGTACTTCGCGGTCGGAATCTCGGGCGCGATTCAACACCTCGCCGGAATGCGCACGTCGCAGACGATCGTAGCCATCAACAGGGACGCGGATGCGCCCATCTTCGGCGTGGCCGACTACGGCATCGTGGGGGATCTCTTCGAGATCCTACCCCGGCTCGCGGAAGAGGTGGCTGCATTGAAAGCGGCCGACTGA
- a CDS encoding M23 family metallopeptidase, whose product MTSPYGLRLMGLRPDIHRGVDLDVPEGTLVHAMNDGRVRFAGVMSGYGNVVWLEHGKNVLTLYAHLSQIRVTRGDDVDGGAVIGLSGATGDAAGPHLHFEVWRWGREVDPVPLLGGRPGGQSR is encoded by the coding sequence ATGACGTCCCCCTACGGTCTGCGACTCATGGGGTTGCGACCGGATATCCACAGAGGCGTCGACCTGGACGTGCCGGAGGGGACGTTGGTACACGCCATGAACGACGGTCGCGTGCGTTTCGCCGGTGTCATGAGCGGGTACGGGAACGTCGTGTGGCTCGAGCACGGGAAGAACGTGCTCACGCTGTACGCGCATCTATCCCAGATCCGGGTCACGCGAGGTGATGACGTAGACGGCGGTGCCGTCATCGGGCTCAGCGGCGCCACCGGGGACGCGGCCGGGCCCCACCTCCACTTCGAAGTGTGGAGGTGGGGCCGTGAGGTCGATCCCGTCCCGCTCCTCGGTGGGCGTCCGGGTGGCCAGTCGCGCTAG
- a CDS encoding molybdopterin molybdotransferase MoeA — protein MSDPSPTQFEVRPADWLSLDEAQSRIFTEVGRLPAEFIDVPDSVGRALAEDLEATATLPPWDNSAMDGYAVLGEDIAGASPSTPVVLTVTGAVRAGEVPGAPVGPGQAVRIMTGAPVPSGVDSVVRVEDTDAEADSGFVRVLRDRDKGRNIRPAGADMQLGEVVLVAGQVVTPGTIAALSALGLMSVSVVRRPTVAILATGDELRTPERYDDVRAGAGIPESNGPMLAAAVTHASAVPIRLGTATDDEHDLRERIENAADADALVTIGGASMGEADLVKRVLDDLGFEQSFWRVRMRPGSPFGFGWLPRSEGKQPVFGLPGNPSSAFVTFELFVRPFLLALAGHRNILRRTVRCVAGEPLKGPADPTCFLRVGLDSASHPPQVTLVGPQGSGLVRTLHAADGLAVLPHGIREIAKGEPVDVMLIDDAPAAEPFRTA, from the coding sequence GTGAGCGACCCCTCGCCTACTCAGTTCGAAGTCCGCCCCGCGGACTGGCTGAGTCTCGACGAGGCGCAGAGCCGCATCTTCACCGAGGTCGGCCGACTACCGGCAGAGTTCATCGACGTCCCAGACAGCGTGGGGCGGGCTTTGGCCGAGGACCTCGAGGCGACCGCGACCCTGCCGCCGTGGGACAACAGCGCCATGGACGGCTACGCGGTGCTCGGTGAAGACATCGCCGGTGCGAGTCCGTCCACCCCGGTCGTGCTGACCGTGACGGGCGCGGTTCGCGCCGGCGAAGTGCCCGGCGCGCCGGTCGGGCCCGGGCAGGCGGTCCGGATCATGACCGGTGCGCCCGTCCCCTCCGGCGTGGACTCCGTCGTTCGCGTCGAAGACACCGACGCCGAAGCCGACTCCGGTTTCGTGCGCGTCCTTCGCGACCGGGACAAAGGACGCAACATCCGGCCCGCCGGAGCGGACATGCAGCTCGGAGAGGTGGTGCTCGTAGCGGGCCAAGTCGTGACACCGGGCACGATCGCGGCGCTCAGCGCTCTCGGGCTCATGTCCGTTTCCGTTGTCCGCCGCCCCACGGTTGCGATTCTGGCTACGGGTGACGAACTGCGGACGCCTGAGCGGTATGACGACGTCCGTGCCGGTGCCGGGATCCCGGAATCGAACGGGCCGATGCTCGCGGCGGCCGTCACACACGCGTCTGCGGTCCCCATCCGATTGGGAACCGCCACGGATGACGAGCACGACCTGCGCGAGCGGATCGAGAACGCAGCAGATGCCGACGCACTAGTGACGATCGGAGGTGCCTCGATGGGTGAGGCCGACCTGGTGAAGCGGGTTCTCGACGACCTCGGGTTCGAACAGAGCTTCTGGCGCGTCCGTATGCGCCCGGGGAGCCCATTCGGCTTCGGGTGGCTCCCGCGGTCGGAGGGCAAACAGCCTGTCTTCGGGCTGCCGGGAAATCCGTCTTCGGCGTTCGTCACCTTCGAGCTCTTCGTTCGTCCGTTCCTACTCGCGCTGGCCGGGCATCGGAACATTTTGCGCCGGACCGTTCGGTGCGTCGCGGGAGAGCCACTGAAGGGTCCAGCCGACCCCACGTGTTTCCTCAGAGTCGGCCTCGACTCGGCGTCGCACCCCCCCCAGGTCACGTTGGTCGGACCGCAGGGCTCAGGACTCGTGAGAACGCTGCATGCGGCCGACGGGCTGGCGGTGCTCCCACATGGAATCCGAGAGATCGCGAAGGGTGAGCCCGTCGATGTGATGCTCATCGACGACGCGCCGGCGGCGGAGCCGTTCCGGACGGCGTGA
- a CDS encoding DMT family transporter — MTLPMRGLPTDLGLLLMAAIWGINFSVLKVVLGDLDPLALNALRFPLAALALWTLVRRLPGSSRPKPADIGRVLFLGVLGNIAYQLCFIFGLDWTFAGNASLLLATTPIWTIILSSAVGHERPGTWMFAGIIGTVAGMFLVIAGRGDALAFGSDSLRGDLLMVTAAILWSIYTVGGRKLVGHYGALRMTAWTLWAATPFLVLMGVPSLLRTDFGAVSIGAWLGVVYSGLMGIGVAYLLWYRGVQRLGNSRTAVYANLVPVAALITAWIWLGEVPSGPQVAGAAVILAGLSLARFAQSPEPN; from the coding sequence ATGACTCTCCCCATGCGGGGCCTCCCCACCGATCTCGGCCTTCTTCTCATGGCGGCGATCTGGGGGATCAACTTCTCGGTCCTCAAGGTCGTCCTCGGCGATCTCGATCCGCTCGCGCTCAACGCGTTGCGCTTCCCGCTCGCGGCACTGGCTCTTTGGACCCTGGTCCGCCGGCTTCCGGGATCCTCTAGGCCGAAGCCTGCCGACATCGGCCGAGTCCTCTTCCTGGGCGTTCTAGGCAACATCGCGTACCAGCTCTGCTTCATCTTCGGGCTCGACTGGACCTTCGCTGGCAACGCTAGCCTGTTGCTGGCGACCACTCCGATATGGACCATCATTCTCTCGAGCGCCGTTGGGCACGAGCGCCCCGGGACATGGATGTTCGCCGGGATCATCGGCACGGTCGCCGGCATGTTCCTGGTGATCGCGGGACGCGGCGACGCGCTCGCCTTCGGCAGCGATTCGCTACGAGGCGACCTCCTGATGGTGACGGCCGCCATTCTTTGGTCGATCTACACGGTCGGGGGCCGCAAGCTCGTAGGCCACTACGGGGCCCTGCGCATGACGGCGTGGACCCTGTGGGCTGCCACGCCGTTTCTGGTGCTCATGGGGGTTCCGTCGCTTCTCAGGACGGACTTCGGCGCGGTCTCGATCGGCGCATGGCTGGGCGTCGTGTACTCGGGGCTGATGGGGATCGGGGTTGCCTACCTGCTCTGGTACCGGGGCGTCCAACGCCTCGGCAATAGCCGAACGGCGGTCTATGCCAACTTGGTTCCGGTAGCGGCTCTGATCACCGCATGGATCTGGCTCGGCGAGGTGCCGTCAGGACCGCAGGTCGCGGGCGCGGCGGTGATCTTGGCGGGGCTTTCTCTTGCGAGGTTCGCTCAGTCGCCGGAACCCAACTGA